A window from Nitrospira sp. ND1 encodes these proteins:
- the plsX gene encoding phosphate acyltransferase PlsX: protein MKIAVDAMGGDHGPAPVIEGAMQAAQELGVGIILVGKQDELAAACQKLNCTDTRITIHHAPQVVEMHESPATVARKKRDSSIWVATELVKSGEADAVVSPGNTGASMVASFFVLGLIKGVERPAIATMLPTLTGSAVMLDVGANVDCTAQHLEQFALMGNEFAKHVYAKQNPRIGLLSIGEEDSKGNEVTKEAFKLLKASPLNFIGNIEGREVYSGNADVVVCDGFIGNVALKISEGVADVIKKLLMKEISGSWLGRLAYPLIAKPLLNLKRKIDYAEFGGAPLLGVNGTTMICHGRSSAKAIKNAIRRAKGLAETRLDELIQRDIEESLRRHQDERPEGKQA, encoded by the coding sequence ATGAAGATTGCCGTCGATGCGATGGGCGGAGACCACGGACCGGCCCCGGTCATTGAAGGCGCGATGCAAGCCGCGCAAGAACTGGGTGTCGGGATCATTCTGGTCGGCAAGCAGGATGAGCTGGCCGCCGCATGTCAAAAACTTAATTGCACCGATACGCGGATCACGATCCACCATGCCCCGCAGGTGGTGGAGATGCACGAGTCGCCGGCGACCGTGGCACGGAAGAAGCGTGACTCGTCCATCTGGGTGGCGACGGAGTTGGTGAAATCCGGTGAAGCCGATGCGGTGGTGAGTCCGGGGAATACCGGCGCGAGCATGGTTGCCTCGTTTTTTGTGCTCGGATTGATCAAAGGTGTGGAACGCCCGGCGATCGCCACCATGCTGCCCACCTTGACGGGCAGCGCGGTGATGCTCGATGTCGGCGCGAATGTCGACTGCACGGCACAGCATCTTGAGCAATTCGCCCTGATGGGGAACGAGTTCGCCAAGCACGTGTACGCCAAGCAGAATCCGCGCATAGGGCTCTTGAGCATCGGCGAGGAAGACAGCAAGGGCAACGAGGTCACCAAAGAAGCCTTTAAACTGCTGAAGGCCAGTCCGCTGAATTTCATCGGCAACATCGAGGGACGGGAAGTGTACAGCGGCAATGCCGATGTGGTGGTCTGCGATGGATTCATCGGTAATGTGGCGCTCAAGATCTCCGAAGGGGTTGCGGACGTCATCAAGAAGTTGTTGATGAAGGAGATATCCGGCTCCTGGCTCGGGCGATTAGCCTATCCGCTGATTGCGAAGCCGTTGCTGAATCTGAAACGGAAGATCGATTATGCCGAGTTCGGGGGGGCGCCTCTGCTCGGAGTGAATGGGACCACTATGATCTGCCATGGCCGTTCATCAGCCAAAGCGATCAAGAATGCGATTCGCCGCGCGAAGGGCTTAGCCGAGACCAGGCTGGACGAATTGATCCAGCGTGACATTGAAGAAAGCCTGAGACGGCACCAGGACGAACGACCGGAAGGGAAGCAGGCGTGA
- the rpmF gene encoding 50S ribosomal protein L32, with the protein MANPKHKHSRSRRDMRRTAKTRLVPPGFSLCPQCHELKLPHYTCMNCGTYKGKAVIVVEES; encoded by the coding sequence ATGGCAAATCCAAAACACAAACATTCACGGTCCCGGCGAGATATGCGGCGAACGGCCAAGACCAGGCTGGTTCCCCCTGGGTTTTCGCTGTGCCCGCAATGTCACGAATTAAAGCTGCCGCACTATACGTGCATGAATTGCGGGACCTACAAAGGGAAGGCCGTCATCGTCGTCGAGGAAAGCTAG
- a CDS encoding DUF177 domain-containing protein, with amino-acid sequence MSLGSSSRAVCLPLCSEAALPVMTVLMDTLKPAIVDIAPEGLSLSCTATGPELGLDEPEEKCEGPLTIQLELVQHDGPITVTGTLEGTAIRQCVRCLTEYSDPLFVNLYAEYLPQAGLATKPAPAEQGRRGPRRGAQPVEPVEEAEEADEVYLYQGEHLDLVPMVREQMILAAPMQPLCREDCLGLCPQCGQNLNERRCGCPPEQGPSPFRVLRGRLSKGGNA; translated from the coding sequence GTGAGTCTTGGATCAAGTAGCCGGGCAGTCTGTCTCCCGCTCTGTTCGGAGGCGGCTCTTCCCGTCATGACGGTGCTGATGGATACGCTCAAGCCAGCGATTGTCGATATCGCCCCAGAAGGACTGTCTCTGTCGTGCACGGCCACGGGGCCTGAACTCGGCTTGGATGAGCCGGAAGAGAAGTGTGAGGGGCCGCTTACGATTCAACTGGAACTTGTCCAACACGACGGTCCGATCACGGTGACCGGCACGTTGGAAGGGACGGCGATCCGTCAGTGTGTCCGCTGCCTCACGGAATATTCCGATCCGCTCTTTGTGAATCTCTATGCTGAGTATCTTCCGCAGGCGGGCCTGGCGACCAAGCCGGCTCCGGCGGAACAGGGCCGGAGAGGGCCGAGACGCGGTGCCCAGCCGGTTGAGCCTGTTGAAGAGGCGGAAGAGGCGGACGAAGTCTATCTGTATCAGGGCGAACACCTCGACCTGGTGCCAATGGTGCGCGAGCAGATGATCCTGGCTGCTCCGATGCAGCCGTTATGTCGGGAAGATTGCCTTGGTCTCTGTCCGCAGTGCGGCCAGAATCTCAATGAGCGTCGCTGTGGCTGCCCGCCGGAGCAAGGGCCGAGTCCCTTTCGTGTGCTGCGGGGGCGCCTATCCAAGGGTGGAAACGCATAG
- a CDS encoding single-stranded DNA-binding protein: protein MAGFNKVILVGNLTRNPELRYTPSGTPVASFGLATSRRFKQGDELKEEVCFIDIVVFGKQAEHCGQYLSKGNGVIIDGRLQQRRWETEDGQKRSKHEVVAQGVTFLPKRGEAGGESGGLHEEPSYEDEQL, encoded by the coding sequence TTGGCGGGGTTCAATAAAGTCATTCTGGTCGGGAACCTGACCCGCAATCCCGAGTTGCGTTATACGCCCAGCGGAACGCCGGTTGCCAGCTTCGGGTTGGCGACAAGCCGGCGGTTTAAGCAGGGGGATGAACTCAAGGAAGAAGTCTGTTTCATCGACATCGTGGTGTTCGGGAAACAGGCGGAACATTGCGGGCAGTATCTCAGCAAGGGCAACGGCGTCATTATCGATGGCCGGCTCCAGCAGCGACGCTGGGAGACCGAAGACGGACAGAAACGCAGTAAACATGAAGTCGTGGCCCAAGGCGTGACCTTCCTACCGAAGCGGGGCGAGGCAGGAGGCGAGAGCGGCGGCCTACACGAAGAACCTTCTTACGAAGACGAACAGCTGTAG
- the rpsF gene encoding 30S ribosomal protein S6: MELYESLFIIRPTLSDEETTALIEKMKGTVTKNGASLERAENWGRKKLAYEIKRERKGTYVYFYFKGPGAVIAELERAYRLEDSIIKFLTVKLEQEPAPPRGAPVVAPQGATVGGVQ; encoded by the coding sequence ATGGAACTCTACGAGTCCCTGTTTATCATTCGTCCGACCTTAAGCGACGAAGAAACCACTGCGTTGATTGAAAAAATGAAGGGCACCGTGACCAAGAACGGAGCCTCGCTCGAGCGGGCCGAGAATTGGGGCCGCAAGAAACTCGCCTACGAGATCAAGCGCGAGCGCAAGGGCACCTATGTCTACTTCTACTTCAAGGGGCCCGGAGCGGTCATCGCTGAGCTCGAACGCGCCTACCGGCTTGAAGATTCGATCATTAAATTTCTGACCGTGAAGTTGGAGCAGGAGCCTGCTCCGCCCAGAGGTGCCCCCGTGGTCGCACCACAAGGAGCCACCGTTGGCGGGGTTCAATAA
- a CDS encoding outer membrane protein — MVWTRFVCSRLSAGLLGFVLLLCSPSPIRAEWYVAAQLGANFADPLRNVRGSGTLAGLDAPNFNLKTSPAFGGKLGVFPGHGLFGIELDVSHSTPHIKNLDDVPGTHLSVTNIGAHVVLRYPGVTWQPYIGGGPALLVARLGRSSTTESDTQVSVGGNVLVGIRAFVTPKVALFTEYKYTDSTFRFGGAFGPVGGFDATYRAHQLFVGLSYHF; from the coding sequence ATGGTGTGGACTAGGTTTGTGTGCAGCAGGTTGAGTGCCGGGTTGTTGGGCTTCGTGCTTCTATTGTGCTCTCCCTCACCGATCCGCGCTGAATGGTATGTGGCCGCGCAGCTTGGGGCAAACTTTGCCGATCCCCTCCGGAATGTCCGAGGGAGCGGGACCCTGGCTGGTCTGGATGCTCCGAATTTCAATCTAAAAACAAGCCCTGCCTTCGGAGGCAAGCTGGGTGTCTTTCCCGGCCATGGATTGTTCGGGATTGAGCTGGACGTCTCGCACAGTACCCCGCATATCAAGAACCTCGACGATGTGCCGGGGACCCATCTCTCCGTAACCAACATCGGTGCCCATGTGGTGTTGCGCTATCCCGGCGTGACCTGGCAGCCCTATATCGGCGGGGGGCCGGCGTTGCTTGTCGCGCGACTCGGCCGCTCCTCGACCACGGAGAGTGATACGCAAGTGTCGGTCGGCGGGAATGTCCTCGTCGGAATTCGAGCATTCGTCACGCCGAAGGTGGCGTTGTTCACCGAATACAAATATACGGACTCTACGTTTCGTTTCGGCGGGGCGTTCGGACCGGTCGGCGGCTTTGATGCGACCTATCGGGCACATCAACTCTTTGTGGGCCTGTCCTATCATTTTTAG